The Sphingomonas donggukensis genomic interval GCGCCGCAAGTTCGGTGGCCGCGTCCGCCTGTGCTTGGCGCGCGGCCTGTGCCTTCGCCTGCAAAGTGTCGAACCAGCGTTGCGCGTCGAGCGGCGGGACAGGTACCTTGATCGCCGCCAGCCGCTTCGTCGCCAACGTACGATTACGGTCGGCACTGCCGGGCGATGCTTCGTTGATGCTCAGCATCCCGCTTTCAGACTGAAGATAATACCAGAGGTACCCGGCGGTAGCGCGGTCGGGATCGGGGACGCAGGTCAGGTAGCGGTGCGAGCCGTGTTTGCCGGCGTGTTCGACCCCGGCAACAGCGAAGGCGCCTTCCCAGGCCTTGATGTTGCTGAACACCAGATCGCCTGCCTCAATACGGTAGAGCGACTGCCACGTCACATCGGCGCCAATCACGTCAGGTTTGGTGAACAGGCCCCGGCCGAACGATCGCGCGCCTAGCTCTGGGTAAGTCGCATCGGGGTCGATCGTCACCGGGCGGCGGACAAGGGGAGCAACGTCGCTCATCGGCGCGCGTGGCGCGTCGGCAGTGAGGCGGGCAAAGGCGGCGGCGAGCATCGCAACGACATCTCCCTCCACCACCGCTGCTTGCTCCGCACGCGCTGCGACCGCCGCGGCTGTCGCTTCCAGCCGCGCGACGATTTGACGCTGTTCGGGAAGCGGCGGAAGGCTGAAGCGATGCTCCAGAATGCGTTCGGGGTGAACGCGCTGCCGCCGATCGCCCATGCCGACGGCGCCAGCGCGCAGCCGTAGCCACGTGTCGCTCCGACGAAACAGCCAGCCGATGAACGCGGGATCAGCCTTGGCGGCATCGACGGTGAACGTTGGGAATTCGTTCGACACGAAAGCGCCGTCATGTTCGGCGGGGACAGAGGTATATGCCCCCTCGAAGGCGAACAGGCGGCTGTAGATGATCTGCCCCACGCGGACGCGATACAGGGTAGAGGCGCTGGTTTCGGCGGCATCAATGGCTGGCTTGCCAAACGTGCCGCGGCCGAAACTGTAGATACCGATGTTCGGGTAGGTCTTCCCCGCCTCAACCCTGTGCGGGTCGAGATCGAGCGCCATCACGTCACCCAACGCAACCGTTGGCCACGTCATGCCGCGTCGCGCTCCGCCACCAGTCTGTGCAGATCGTCGAGGATCGCCAGCACCTCGCGCTCCTTCGCCAGCGCGGCGGCGACGATCTCGGCAGGCGCGCGGTGATCCTCGGTCGCCTTGGCGTTGGGGTTCTTCTGGTCGAGGTTGACCGCGCGAACCACGCCATCGCCATCGCGCTCGATTAGCCCGGGACCGTTCACCACCCAGGCGCGGGCGTCCTCGCCGCGCGCGTCCCACCAAGCGGTCAGGTCGGCAAGGTCGGCTGTCTGGAGCGGGGCGGTCTTGCTGTATTTCCTGCGTCCCTCGGGCACCGGCTGTTCCCAATAGTGGATGTCGCCCGTCGGGCCGGTGGTGTCGAAGAACAGCAGGTTGGAGGCAATGTCGGTATAGGGGGCGAACACGCCTTCGGGCAGACGGACGATGGTGTGGAGGTTGAACCGCTCCAGCAGGTCCGCCTTGATCCGGGCGGCGACGCCGTCGCCGAACAGCACGCCGTGCGGCACGACCACGGCGGCGCGCCCCTTACCCTGCCGCTTCAGCTTGCGCATGATGAGCTGGAGGAACAGCAGCGCCGTCTCTGCGGTGCGGCGGTCGTCGGGGAAGTTGGAGAGGATACCCGCTTCCTCCTCGCCGCCGAAGGGCGGGTTGGATAGGATCACCTCGACCCGCTCGCGCTCGCCGATGTCGGCGAGCCGGTGACGCAGGGCGTTGCCGGGATCGATGTCGGGCGCCTCCAGCCCGTGGAGCAGCAAATTCATCTGCACCAGCAGATAAGGCAGTGGCTTCGCCTCGACGCCGATCAGCGATCCGGCCTGAAGCTGACGCTGCTTGTCCACGCTGTCGGCCTGCCGCGCCATGTGGGCGTAGGATTCGGTGAGGAAGCCGCCGGTGCCGCATGCCGGATCGAGCACCTTCTCGCCGATCTGCGGGTCGATCCGCTCGACCATGAAGCGGACGACGGGACGCGGCGTATAGAACTCGCCGCTGTCGCCGGCGGCGTCGCGCATCTCGCGCAGTAGCGTCTCGTAGAGGCGACCGAGCGTGTGCATCTCGTTCGAACTGTCGAAATGGATGCGATCGACCAGGTTGATGACCTCGCGCAGGATGTACCCGTCGATCATGCGGTTCTGGACGCCGCGGAAGACGGTGGCGATCACGTCCCGCCGGTCGCGCCCGCCGTTCCGACCGCGCAGGCCACGCAGATAGGCAAAGAGGCCAGGCCCCTTGGTGCCGTCCGGCCGCACCGGCTCATCGGCGTTGATGAAGGACAGCAGGTCAGGCCCGGTGATCCCCGCCTTGTCCGCCGCCCAGTCGCGCCAGCGGTACGGCGGCTCGATCGCGGCGTGGAACGGCTCGCCCGCCAGCTCCGCCTCGTCCTCGTGCACCCGCTCCAGATCGTCGAGGAACTTGAGGAACATGATCCAGGTGAGCACCGGCAGCCGGTCGAGGTCACCGTTCAGCCCCTTGTCCTTGCGCATGATCTTGCGCGCGGACTTCACGATCGAGTCGAGGCGCTGGGCGGTGGTCTGCGGAGCAGCGGTCTTTGCCACAGGTGTTCTTCGGGGCGGGCGCGCCATGATCTTCCTTCAGTATCGGGTCAGGCCGCGTAGAGGGCGGCGGTGAGTTCGGCGACGGCCTCGCGCATGGGTTGCGGACCGCCGAAGCGGCGGGCGATCTCGCTGGGATTGCCGAAGTCCGAAACCGGCTGGACCTTCAGCGCCTGCGGCAGCGCCAGTTCATCCGCGCCGCCGCTGGCATAGCGGTCGAGCAGCGCGTCGAGGATCGCACGAGCGTCGTCGCGATAGCGGTCGAAGATGCCCGCGTCGCGCAGACGGCGTGCGCGTTCGGCACGCGTCGTCAGCGGCGCGTGCCAGGCGAGGTGGCAGAGCAGGTCGAACGGGTCATCGTCCGGGCGCCCCGCCTCCAGGCAAAGCGCATGCAAGTCGATCCCCCGCTCGGCGAGCGCATCGATGATGGCGCCGCGCTTGTCGGGGATCGCCCAATCGGCGCGGAACGCCGCCGGGGTAGCGAACAGGGTCCGTACTTTCTCGCCGGTCCAGTCGGTCAGCTTGCGGACGGTGAGCCGCTTGCCGTCGCTGTCGAGATCGTAGACGAGGTGGGCGACCACCTCCACCTCGCCGCCATCGACATAGAATTTGCGCGGCAGGCCGTCGGCGTCATCGTCTGGCGGCAGGACCGTGACCGTCGGTTCTTCGAGATCGTCCTTCTCTGCGTCCTCATGCTCGTCGATCTCGGTCGAGATGACGTCGCCGGTGTCGTCGATCTCGGCCGTAATCTCCGCCGTCGGCTCACCATCAAACGCCGGGTCGGCGAACTTCTCGGTCGCCGTTCCTGTATAGTCGAGGATGGAAAACCACAGCTTGCCGTAATCCTCGCGCAGCCGCGTGCCGCGACCGATGATCTGCTTGAACTCGGCCATCGAACCGACGACCCGCGCAAGCACCACGTTCTTGCAGGTCGGCGCGTCCACGCCGGTGGTCAGCAGCTGCGACGTGGTGAGAATCACCGGGGTCTCGGCCTCCAGGTCTTGGAAGCGGCTGAGCATCCCTTTGCCGATGTCGCCTTCGTCGGCGGTGACGCGGGCAACGTAATCGGGGTGCTTCGCGACCATGTCGGCGTTCAGCCGCACGAGCGCTGCGCGCATTTCGCTGGCGTGGTCCTGGTCGACGCAGAACACGATCGTCTTGGCGTAGCGATCGGTGTTCTTGAGGAAGTCGGTCAGATGCCGCGCGATCGCCTCGGTGCGGGCGCGCAGGGCGATCGTCCGTTCGAAATCGCGGGTCTGATACTCCTCGTCGGGCACCTCGCGCCCATAGCGGTCGAGCTCGCCGGCGCTCGGCCGCCAGCCCACCGCATCCAGATCGGTGACGATGCGATGGACGCGGTACGGCGCCAGAAACCCGTCGGCGATGCCCTGCGCCAGACTGTAGGTGTAGAGCGCATCGCCGAAATAGGCGTAGGTGTCCCGGCTCTCCTCACGCAGTGGTGTCGCAGTCATGCCGAGCTGATAGGCCGGCTCGAACCAGTCGAGGATCTCGCGCCACGAACTGTCCGCCCGCGCGCTGCCGCGGTGGCATTCGTCAATGACGATCAGGTCGAAGAAGTCGGGGGCGAACTCGCGGAACAGGCCGGGCCGACGTTCGTCCGCCGCGATTGCCTGATAGGTCGAGAAATAGATGTCGCGACCATGGCTGATCGATGAGGCGCCGAGCTTCCACCGCGCGTCGCCGAACGGCGTGAAGGTCTTGTCCTTCGGATCGTCGACGAGGATGTTACGGTCGGCTAGGAACAGGATCTTTGGACGACGATGGTCGCCGCGCTTGTTCCAGCTAGCCGACCACAGCCGCCAGCAGATCTGAAAGGCGACCGCCGTCTTGCCCGCGCCGGTGCAAAGATTGAGCAGCAGGCGACGTTGGCCGCTGTGGATCGCCTCCAGCGAGCGATTGACCGCGATCTCCTGATAATAGCGCAGCGGTCGATCGGCGTCGGGAAAGCCGGGTTCGAGGACGCGCTCAGCGATCGGTTCGGGCAAGTCGAGCCGGTCACGTAGCCGTGTCCAAAGTTCGTCCGGCGTTGGGAAATCGGCACGCGCGGACTCGGTTCCCGCCGCCATGTCGATCTCGATGATCTCGTGCCCGTTGCTCGCATAGGCGAAGCGCAGGCCCAGCACCTCGGCATAGTCGCGCGCCTGCTGCACACCGTCCTGCGCGGAGCGATAGCCGGCCTTCGCTTCGATGACGGCAATGGGGTAATCCGGCCGGTAGCGCAGGATGTAATCGGCGCGCTTCTTCTGGCCACGGCGGGGCTGGCCGCCGACGAACATCACGCGACCATCGGTGAACGTGCGCTGTTCCTGGATTGCGCACGGCGCATCGTCCCATCCGGCAGCTTGCAGGCGGGGGACGATCAGCTTCCGACAGGTATCCGCTTCCGTGACCATAACTTAGCTGACGTTGTGCCGTCAGAAGAACAACGTGGCAACCGCTCCGTTGCCGAGCGGGCTTCGCATGTGACTTCGATGGAAAAGCCGAGGGCGGCTCGCCCCGGCGATAGTGCGCCCATGATCTTGTCCGGGCGCCGTCTCCGTGACCGAAGATGCAGAGGGGAAAATCCTCGCTGTCGCTCGGTCCTGAAGGAGACCAAGCATGCACGAGATCCGCCACCTGGCGGCCAACGCCCTGATGACCGGGGACGCCGACGACCCGGACATCCGCATCCTACGCCGCGTATCCACGCTCGACGCACTTCCTCTGGCACCGCGCGGTGACGGGCCGATCCGCACCATCGCCGTGACGGACACCGAAACCACGGGGACCGACCCGCTCACCGACGAGGTGATCGACATCGCCGTCGTCGTGTTGGAGGTCGATACCGCAGGGGAAATGGTGGGCATCGCCAGCGCTGGACAAGCGCTGCGCGATCCCGGCATGCCAATCCCGGAGCACATCACGCGCCTCACTGGTATCACGGACGACGATGTCCGGGGCAAGACAATCGACCTGGATCGACTCGAGCGCCGACTGGCGGCGGCGGATGTTCGAATCGCGCATAACGCCCGCTTTGACATCGCCTTCCTCGAGTCGTTGCTGCCCGGCCTCGCGGGCGCCAGCTGGGCTTGCTCCGCCAGCGACTTCGACTGGGTCGCGGCCGGCTTCGACGGCTACAAGCAGGGCCACCTGCTGATGCAACTGGGCTTCTTCAACACGGCGCACCGCGCGATGTCGGACGTGATCTCGCTGATTCACCTCCTGTCGCACCGGCTGCCGCACGGCCAGACCGTGCTCGGCGCCCTGCTCGCCAACGCCCAAAAGCCCAGCATCCGGTTCGAGGCGACCGGCGCGCCATTCGACAGGCGCAGCCTGCTCAAGGCGCGGGGCTACAGATGGGACGCGCGCCAGCGTGTCTGGTGGTCGGAAATCGACGAGGACGAGTGCGCTGCCGAGGAACGCTGGTTCCGCACGCACATCGCGCCGACCGGCCCGGTGCCGCGAATGCTGCCGCTCACCTGGCACCAGCGCCACCGCTGATGACGACGGCGCGCCGGCAGGCGCGCCGTCCCTTCCAGAGCGAACTGAATGAGCACCGTGACAGACGGGAAAAATGCTCCGGCCGACGAGGCCGTCACAAAGACGGAGTGACGATATGAAGACGACCAAGACCCTGCCGATGCAGGTCCGGCACCAGAACTGGATGCTCGCCGTGCGCGAACTCGCCGGGGTGCCGACGTTCAAGCCGGCAAACGAATCAATCCTGTTCTGTGCGACCGGCCTCGCTGGCATCGAGCGTGGAATGGAACTGGCCCGGCTCGCTCAACAGGCGGAGCGTGACGTCATCTGCGCGCACTGGGCGAACTCCAAGGCGAAGCGGCCCTCGGGCTACACGGTGGTCCTGCGCGACGTGCTGTCGGTGAACGTGGCGAGCGACTGCAAGGCATACCTGAGGGATGGGCAGCCGCTTGCCCTCGTCTCTCAGAGGGAAGACCTGACCGTCTGGGTCGGCGACCGCGGTCTGCTGCAACGCGCCCGCGGACTGCCCCCACAGCTCACCGAGGGCATGCGGATGGCGACGACGCGGATCCGCGTCGTCGCCGACGGCCGCGACGCCGAGCTACTCGACAACAACCGCTACATGCCGCTGGGTGGCGAATTCGAAGCGCACGATGCGCCGATCGACGCGCCCGTCCGCCTGTCCTGACCGTCAGCGACCCTGTCCCGCATCCTTCAGCAGTGCCGTCGCCGCCCCTGACTCAGGGCGGCGGCGTCTGACGCCTATCTGAATTCGGAGACCATCATGAAGACCGACATCACCACCACGTCGCGCGGCCCGCGGAGCTGGATCGTCCTCGACATCGAATCCGCTGTGCTCGATGACACCGCCCACAAGCGCTATCAGGCGATGGAGCGCTGGGTGCCCGGCGACGACAAGCCGATCCGCCGCGGTTACCAGCGCAGCGAAGACCCGCTGACCTGCCCCCGCTGGGTTTTCCAGACGATCACCACCGCCGCGATGATGGTGCTGGTCGAGGATGCGCAGGGCGGGGTCGATGTCAGCCGCCTTGTAACGCTTTCGGCACCGGACCACGACGAGCGCGCGGTGCTCGCCGGCATCCTGCAGGTGCTCGCCGACGCGCCCGCCGACGCTGAAATCTGCACCTGGATGGGGCTTGCCCATGACATCCCGCTCCTCGTCAGCGGGTGCCTGCGCCACGGACTGACGTTGCCGAAGGGGTGGGGCTGGCTGGCGCATGGCGGCTTCCACCGCGAGCGCCACCTCGACCTCGCCCGCGCCTACACCGCAGGCATGAAGATGAAGCCGATCCACTTGGCCGAGGTGCTCGCCGCCGTGGACATCCCCGGCAAGATCACTTGCCCGCCGTTCGCGGTCACCGGCCTGATCTACGCCGGGCGATGGGACGAGGTGCAGGAGGCCTGCGAGGTCGACGTCATCTCCACCGCGCTGCTGCTCGCCCGCTGGCGGCGGCTGACGGACGCGCGTGCGGAGGCCGACGCTGTGGAGGACCGCATCCTGCGGCGGGTCGCGGAGCTGCGCGCCGGGCGCGGTTACATCGGCGCGCTGGCGGCGCACCGTCACAGGCGATTCGCGGCGAAGTTCGCGAAGGCGGCGAACGACGCCGACGTGCTCGCTCCTTGGCTGGATCAGGACGCGGCCTGAAGGGCATTGCGGGGGAAGCGGCCGACGCCGCTTCCCCCGGTTTCGGCAATACGATGTGACAAAAAGGCTAACTCGGTAACTATCTGATCGGCGTAAGCGTGTTGATGCCGACGCTCTCGTCGGTTTCGGGCGGAGGGGGCGGGGCTTGACGATCCCGGTAAGACGGCAGGTCAGGCGCGCTCGACGGGACAGGATTGGCCTCCAGGCGTGCGATCATCCGCTTCATCTCGGCAATCTCACGCACCTGCGCATCGATAATGCCGTCGGCCAGCCGCCGCACTCCGGGATCGCGGATGTGGGCACGCTCGCTCGTCATGATCGCGATCGAGTGGTGCGGGATCATTGCCTTCATGTAGCTGACGTCGTCGACCGTCTCCTGGCTTCGCACCAGCCACAGCGCGCCCGCGAACACGACAATCGCGCCCACGACGATGCCGACGTTGGCCCGCCGGTTCGGATACATGCCCCACATGAAGCCGATCATGATGAGCGCCATCACCGCGCCCATCACCGCCGCCATCCAGGTCCGTGTCTGGCTGTATTCGACGTGGCTGAGCGTATAGGTGTTCAGGTACATCAGTCCGAACATTACGATTGTCGATGTTGCGGTCATCGCTGCGAAGCGGCTGTAGCCCATGCCGCCCCCCTTGCTGTCGTGGTTCATCCGCCCGTCTCCCTCAGTGATCGTGGTCGCCGTGACTGTCGTGCATTGCGGCGTCGTGCTGCTCAGGCGCGACCTTGTTCAGCGCCTGATATTCTGCCGGTGTGAGCGTCGGCATAGTGCGAAGGAACGCGACCATATCCCAGATGAGCTTGTCAGAATGCGTCTTGCCCCAGGCCGGCATCGCCGACAGCTTGACGCCGTGCTTGATGATCCAGAACTGCTCGGTGGGCGTCAGGTCGCTCTTCGCGGCCAGGCCGGGGGCTTGCGGATACAGCCCCTGCGACAATTCGGTCGGGGCGACGCCCGGGGCCAGATGGCAGCTTTGGCACATTTCACCGTAAAGTCCCGCGCCTGAGCGAATGCGGCTCGGCTGCGTCAGATCACCGGGAACCGCGATCCCGCCGGAATGCGCTGCGATGGAGCGATCGCGTAGCGTTTCCAGCAATGCATAGACCGGCCGGGTATGCGGCGCGTCGGCGGCAACGTTGTAGGTGCCGGACAGGAGGAACGCCGCGCCGCCCGCCGCGATGACGAGCAGCACGGCGGCGGCGGCGAGAGCGCGACGCGGCATCACGCGCATCAGAACCAGAACCGCACGCCGGCGACCAGGCTGGTCGACGTCGCACCCTTGCCATCCGCCCGCGCATAATCGGCGGTGCGCCCTGCCTTCGCGTCGTAGGATATGCCGACATAGGGCGCGAATTCACGGGCAAGCTCGTAGCGCAGGCGAAGGCCGAGTTCGGCATCGACCAGCCCCGCACCCGTCCGGGTTTCGGGCACGTCCTGTGCGGAAAGGTTCAGTTCGACGCGCGGCTGGAGGACGAGCCGCTGGGTGATGCGCTGGTCGTACCACCCCTCAAGCCGGCCGAGCAGTTCGCCCTTGGTCGACAGGAACGCAGCCGCCTCGACGTCGAACATATAGGGCGCCAGCCCCTCGATCCCGACCGTGGCATAGGTGCGCGTTGGCGTGGGCGCGAGATCATGCCGGATGCCGGCCTGCAGGTCGAAATACGGCCCGATCGCGCGGCTGTAGAGCGCCTGAACCTCGGCCGCCTCGATGCGTTCGCCGAACGACCCTGATCCTTCGCT includes:
- a CDS encoding HsdM family class I SAM-dependent methyltransferase; protein product: MAKTAAPQTTAQRLDSIVKSARKIMRKDKGLNGDLDRLPVLTWIMFLKFLDDLERVHEDEAELAGEPFHAAIEPPYRWRDWAADKAGITGPDLLSFINADEPVRPDGTKGPGLFAYLRGLRGRNGGRDRRDVIATVFRGVQNRMIDGYILREVINLVDRIHFDSSNEMHTLGRLYETLLREMRDAAGDSGEFYTPRPVVRFMVERIDPQIGEKVLDPACGTGGFLTESYAHMARQADSVDKQRQLQAGSLIGVEAKPLPYLLVQMNLLLHGLEAPDIDPGNALRHRLADIGERERVEVILSNPPFGGEEEAGILSNFPDDRRTAETALLFLQLIMRKLKRQGKGRAAVVVPHGVLFGDGVAARIKADLLERFNLHTIVRLPEGVFAPYTDIASNLLFFDTTGPTGDIHYWEQPVPEGRRKYSKTAPLQTADLADLTAWWDARGEDARAWVVNGPGLIERDGDGVVRAVNLDQKNPNAKATEDHRAPAEIVAAALAKEREVLAILDDLHRLVAERDAA
- a CDS encoding DUF305 domain-containing protein, translated to MNHDSKGGGMGYSRFAAMTATSTIVMFGLMYLNTYTLSHVEYSQTRTWMAAVMGAVMALIMIGFMWGMYPNRRANVGIVVGAIVVFAGALWLVRSQETVDDVSYMKAMIPHHSIAIMTSERAHIRDPGVRRLADGIIDAQVREIAEMKRMIARLEANPVPSSAPDLPSYRDRQAPPPPPETDESVGINTLTPIR
- the hsdR gene encoding EcoAI/FtnUII family type I restriction enzme subunit R; this encodes MVTEADTCRKLIVPRLQAAGWDDAPCAIQEQRTFTDGRVMFVGGQPRRGQKKRADYILRYRPDYPIAVIEAKAGYRSAQDGVQQARDYAEVLGLRFAYASNGHEIIEIDMAAGTESARADFPTPDELWTRLRDRLDLPEPIAERVLEPGFPDADRPLRYYQEIAVNRSLEAIHSGQRRLLLNLCTGAGKTAVAFQICWRLWSASWNKRGDHRRPKILFLADRNILVDDPKDKTFTPFGDARWKLGASSISHGRDIYFSTYQAIAADERRPGLFREFAPDFFDLIVIDECHRGSARADSSWREILDWFEPAYQLGMTATPLREESRDTYAYFGDALYTYSLAQGIADGFLAPYRVHRIVTDLDAVGWRPSAGELDRYGREVPDEEYQTRDFERTIALRARTEAIARHLTDFLKNTDRYAKTIVFCVDQDHASEMRAALVRLNADMVAKHPDYVARVTADEGDIGKGMLSRFQDLEAETPVILTTSQLLTTGVDAPTCKNVVLARVVGSMAEFKQIIGRGTRLREDYGKLWFSILDYTGTATEKFADPAFDGEPTAEITAEIDDTGDVISTEIDEHEDAEKDDLEEPTVTVLPPDDDADGLPRKFYVDGGEVEVVAHLVYDLDSDGKRLTVRKLTDWTGEKVRTLFATPAAFRADWAIPDKRGAIIDALAERGIDLHALCLEAGRPDDDPFDLLCHLAWHAPLTTRAERARRLRDAGIFDRYRDDARAILDALLDRYASGGADELALPQALKVQPVSDFGNPSEIARRFGGPQPMREAVAELTAALYAA
- a CDS encoding 3'-5' exonuclease, whose product is MKTDITTTSRGPRSWIVLDIESAVLDDTAHKRYQAMERWVPGDDKPIRRGYQRSEDPLTCPRWVFQTITTAAMMVLVEDAQGGVDVSRLVTLSAPDHDERAVLAGILQVLADAPADAEICTWMGLAHDIPLLVSGCLRHGLTLPKGWGWLAHGGFHRERHLDLARAYTAGMKMKPIHLAEVLAAVDIPGKITCPPFAVTGLIYAGRWDEVQEACEVDVISTALLLARWRRLTDARAEADAVEDRILRRVAELRAGRGYIGALAAHRHRRFAAKFAKAANDADVLAPWLDQDAA
- a CDS encoding 3'-5' exonuclease — its product is MHEIRHLAANALMTGDADDPDIRILRRVSTLDALPLAPRGDGPIRTIAVTDTETTGTDPLTDEVIDIAVVVLEVDTAGEMVGIASAGQALRDPGMPIPEHITRLTGITDDDVRGKTIDLDRLERRLAAADVRIAHNARFDIAFLESLLPGLAGASWACSASDFDWVAAGFDGYKQGHLLMQLGFFNTAHRAMSDVISLIHLLSHRLPHGQTVLGALLANAQKPSIRFEATGAPFDRRSLLKARGYRWDARQRVWWSEIDEDECAAEERWFRTHIAPTGPVPRMLPLTWHQRHR
- a CDS encoding c-type cytochrome translates to MRVMPRRALAAAAVLLVIAAGGAAFLLSGTYNVAADAPHTRPVYALLETLRDRSIAAHSGGIAVPGDLTQPSRIRSGAGLYGEMCQSCHLAPGVAPTELSQGLYPQAPGLAAKSDLTPTEQFWIIKHGVKLSAMPAWGKTHSDKLIWDMVAFLRTMPTLTPAEYQALNKVAPEQHDAAMHDSHGDHDH